The nucleotide sequence GTCCACATCATGACCAGCGCGGTCACCGTGCGCGGCATCGTCAACATCAGCGCCATGGCTGCGGTTGACAGTATCGGCCGCTAACGGCGGGTTGCGAGCCTAAACGGCAAACAACTGCGACGGGTCTTTGAATGCCTTGAATTCCAGGGCATTCGAGGCCGGGTCGTACAAAAAGAACGTGGCCTGTTCGCCGGCCAACCCCTGAAACCGGATCCCCGGCTCAATCACGAACTCGCAGCCAGCGGCGGTCAGCTTATCCGCCAAGGCATGCCAGTCATCCCACGCCAAGACCACACCAAAGTGCGGCACCGGCACGGCTTTGCCGTCGACGTCATTGCGGTGTTCACCCGATTTGGGCGCAACATGGGTGACCAGTTGGTGGCCAAAAAAATCGTAATCGATCCATTGATCGCTGCTGCGCCCCTCGGCACAGCCCATCAGATCACCATAAAAGGCACGGGCTGCGGACAGGTCATCGACCGGAATGGCTAGGTGAAACGGCTGCAACATGGCGGAGCTCCTTATCATTAGAGCGCCATTATCGCCTGCGTGTACTGTTGTTCAAGCACCGAAACGCGGAATCGACTGACATCCGGCACCGGCGGCAACCCGTTGTCGCGCCACATCCGAAGCAGTGCCACCGCATTGGTCGCTTCGGCGTCGGCATCTGGGCTTGAGCGGTAGCGCGGCGTGTCTTGGAAAAACTCAGGGTAACTAAGGCGATCCGGCACCAACGGCACACAGCCCAAGGCCACCGCTTCCATGATGCAGAGCCCCTGAAAGTCATGCCGTGCGGTCGATAACACCACGTCAGCCATAGCCAATCGGGCGCAGTACATTTCACGATCGTCTTCAAAACCATTGAAGCTGACCAGGTGCCCGTAGTGGTCGAGCAACTCGCGCAGGCTACCGGGGGCAACGTCCGAGCGGTGCCCGAGCAGCATCAATTGGGCGTCCACGTCCGAGCGATCCAGAGCCTTGGCGAAGGCCAGCAAACGCTCCGGCCCTTTGTCAAAGCCCCAGCGGTGATTCCATGCGATTCGAATGCCAGGACGATCGCGCTCCGCGATCTCGCGCCCAAACAGATCCCCGGCCAGCGGCACCGGCGTTTCCTGACTTTTTGCCAATAACGACTGAACGACACCGGGCGGAACTTCGTCCGGGCATTTGTCCAACAGCGCCGCCACCCCCGACAAAAACGAGCTCAGGTTATGGCGTGAATTGAACACACAGCGGTCCGCCGCCATCGCCGTGTATAGGCTGGTCAGCTGGGCGTCGAGGGCATGCCCGGGTCGCGACGCGTCCGGATAGGCAAACGGGTTTTCGTGGAAGTACACCAGCGTCGGCAGGTTAGCTAGGCACGGCACCAGTCCGCGCAGGGTTGCCAAATCGACCGCCGAGGTTACCCATAGCATGTCGTAATCGCCGCTGAGTTGGGTTTCAAACTCACCTGCCAGCCGCAACGCGTTGCCACGCTGACGCCAGGCATAGTTAACCGGTGGCAGTGCAATCCGCGTAAACGCCGCATCGGGGTACATTTCCGTTAATCGATTGAACCAATACTGATGGCTGTCGGCGTCATACGCTGACACCACCAAAACGCGCGCGTGGCTGGGATTCATACTTCATCCTAATTCGGCATTGCGGTCAAACCAGCCCACCAAGTGATCGATCAAAGTACGGGTGCGAATGGGCAGGTGCTGCCTATGAGGATAGACCGCCCAAATGCTACGCTCAGGCTGTAACGTCCAGTCTGCCAACAGGCGCACAAGTTGCCCGGACTTGACCGCCGATTGAGCGGCGAATGCCGGCACGATGCAAAAGCCCAGGTGATGGCGCGCCGCCGTCAACAAAAACGCATCGCTGTCACCCTGCAAGCGCCCTTGGAAACGCACATCCGCGGCCCCGTCCGGCCCCTCGAATCGAAACGCTTGGCGGCCATGGCCGGCGTAAGTGACCATAGGCGCACCGATCCACTGCTCGGGGTGGATCGGCGTGCCGTGCACCGCAACAAAGTCCGGTGACGCTACCAACCACATGGGCGCCGGCGCCAGACGCCGCGCCACCAAGGACGAATCCTCGAGCGCAGCGATCCGAATCGCCATGTCAAAATGGTCTTGTAACAAATCGACCAGACGCTCGCTGGCCTCGACCTGCAATTCCAACGCCGGATGCTGCAACGCGAATTCAGCGAAGGCGTCTGACATGCCGTGGTTAAGTAGAGCCCCCGGGACCGAGACTCGCAACTTGCCTACCAGCGCCAACTGGCGCTCCTTTAACTGGTCGGAGGCCTCGAGTAAGCCCTCGACCAACGGCGACGACTGCTCATAAAACCGCTGCCCCTCATCGGTTAGTGCCAACTGACGCGTGGTGCGCTGAAATAGTCGCACCCCCAGCTCGCTCTCCAGGCGCTGAATTTGCTTGCTAACCGCGGACGGTGTCATGTCCACCTCGCGCGCAACCGCCGCGAAGCTGCCGAGGCGCACCACACGAACAAACAGGGGCAAACGGGCGAGATATTCCATAACGGATCCAATGACTGAAGTTTGTCTAGTTATTGGTGCCATTGCGGCTCAGCGCAAGGGTGGTCATAGCTGGCACAGAAATCGCTTAGTTTTGGTGCACACGCGGCGTTTAGCTGGCTGCGCGTTTGGTAACGACCTAAAAGCGCACAATTTTAGTGCAACGAACCGAAAATCGAATAAAAACGCACCTCTGCAGTGCGCAAGGAATGACAATGACCGACAACATGGCCTCCTTAGCTACCCGCCTGGACCTGATCGCCAGTAGCGCCGATACCTTCTTTATTTTGATGGGGGCGATACTCGTGCTGTTCATGCATGCCGGCTTCGCCTTTTTAGAAGTCGGGACCGTGCGCCACAAAAACCAAGTCAACGCCCTGGTTAAAATCCTGACCGACTTTGGCGCCTCGGCTATTGCCTACTTTGCGGTCGGTTACAGCCTCGCCTACGGCAGCAACTTTTTTGGCTCCGCCGACAGCCTAATTGCTAATAACGGCTACGAGCTGACCAAGTTCTTCTTTTTGCTGACCTTTGCCGCTGCCATTCCAGCCATTATCAGTGGCGGCATCGCCGAACGCGCTGCGTTTTGGCCGATGATGATGGCCAACGTCACCGTGGTTGCGCTGGTGTATCCCTTCTTTGAAGGCTTGATCTGGAACGGCAACCTTGGCTTCCAAGCCTGGCTGGAAGCTCGCTTCGGCGCGCCCTTCCATGATTTTGCGGGCTCGGTTGTGGTCCACGCCATGGGCGGCTGGCTGGCGCTGGTGGCGGTATTATTTTTGGGCAGCCGGCGCGGTCGTTTCCGTGACGGCCGCTTGGTCAGCTTCGCACCGTCCAGCATCCCGTTCTTGGCCCTTGGCGCCTGGATCCTGATCGTCGGCTGGTTTGGTTTCAACGTCATGAGTGCCCAGGCCATGGACGGCATTTCAGGCTTAGTGGCGGTCAACAGCTTAATGGCCATGGTCGGCGGCACCCTCGCAGCCTTGATCGTTGGCAAAAACGACCCGGGGTTCATCCATAACGGACCGCTTGCAGGCTTGGTCGCGATTTGTGCGGGATCGGACATTATGCACCCCATCGGCGCACTGGCGACCGGCCTGGTCGCCGGCGGCCTGTTTGTGTTTCTGTTTACCTGGGGCCAAAGCCGCAAGGCGCTCGACGACGTTTTGGGCGTCTGGCCGTTGCACGGTTTGTGCGGCGTTTGGGGCGGTATCGCCGCCGGGATTTTCGGCCTGGAGGCTCTAGGTGGGCTGGGTGGAGTCACCCTAGGCGCGCAAATTGTTGGCACACTAAGCGGCGTTGCAGTGGCCTTAATCGGCGGCACGGTGGTCTACGGCACGCTGTATAAAACCGTCGGCCTGCGACTGGACCAAGAGCAAGAATTCAACGGCGCGGATTTATCGATCCACAAGATTAAGGCCAACCCCGACCAGCGCGACTAGGTCGCGTTCCACTGCCGAATCAAGTCCAGTTTCTGCGCCCGCGGCAACTGCTTGATTCGGTACTCTTCTTTCAGCGCAGCCGAGCGCCCGTCCAACCACTGATAGGCCAACAGCGCCACCGGCGGATCGGCTTTGGTGAAGCGCGCACCCTTACCGGCCTGATGCAGCGCAAAGCGCGCCTGCACGTCGACCGCAACGCCGGTGTACAACCGCCCGGAACGGCACTGCAACAGGTAGACCGCCCAGGGTTTGCTCAAAACGGGATCGGCTGGTGGTTCCAGTCAATAAAGGCGCCTGTTTGCGCCGGGGTCAGCCCCTGAACCACCGATTCCAGCTGGGCCGCGGCCTGGGCCGGCGTAAACAGTTTGCCGGCGGGCACCGCGGCCTGAAACGGCTTGGACAAGCCGGTATCCACCGTGCCCGGGTGCAACATGGCGATCGTCGCCCAGGGATTAACCCGTTTCAGCTCGATCGCCAGGTTGGTCATCATCATATTTTGGGCGGCCTTTGCGGCCCGGTAGCTGTGCCAACCGCCCAAGCGATTGTCGCTGATCGAGCCGACCCGAGCGGACAGCGTGACGTACGTCGGCTCAGGACTTTTGCGTAACCACTGCCAAAAGGCCTTACCGATCAGTGCCGGCGCCAGGGTATTAATTTGGAAACTGCGCAGGGCATTCGCCGGTTGCAACTGGCGAATGCTTTTTTCAGGCCCCATCCCGTCCGCGTGCAGCAGCCCGACTGTGTAAATCAGCCTGTCCAAGGGTTCGTCCGCGGCCATCACCGCGTTCGCCAAGGCCTGGATGCTGTCCTCGTCGGTGACATCGACGCGCCAATCGCCGCCGCTGCGTGCGGCCACCCAGACCGTCTGGCCGAGGTCGCGCAAGTGCGCCGCCCAGGCCTTTCCGATGCCGGCGGTGCCGCCAATGATCAAAGTCGCCATTTACGAGGCCGTGCCCGCGCGGGCTTCCGAAGGCCGTGCCCAGGCATCCGGCCAATGGCCACCGAGTTCGAGTGTGCGCTGATAGGCGGTCGCGGCCACCCAGCGACCCAGCTCATGGACACGTGCCTCGTCCATGCGCGTGGCTGGCCCGGACAATGAAATCGCCACCTGGGCGGCCCCATGCTCGTCAAACACCGGTGCAGCCACGCAGCGCAAACCCGGGTTGCGCTCTTCCCAGTCGATCGCATAGCCACGCTCGCGGATGGCCTGCATATCGGCCAACACCGCGTCCGTTGAATCCAGTGTGGTGGCGGTAAAGGCCGCCGGCATCGGTTGTGGCAGGTGACGCAGGATCGAAGCGGATTCCCGGGACGCTAACAGGGCCTTACCGACGCCCGATGCGTATGCCGGTGCGCGCGATCCCAGGGGCGCCACCATGCGCATGACTTCGCGGCATTCGACCTGCCCGACAAAGATCACCTCGTCACCATCCAGGGTGC is from Litorivicinus lipolyticus and encodes:
- a CDS encoding VOC family protein; translation: MLQPFHLAIPVDDLSAARAFYGDLMGCAEGRSSDQWIDYDFFGHQLVTHVAPKSGEHRNDVDGKAVPVPHFGVVLAWDDWHALADKLTAAGCEFVIEPGIRFQGLAGEQATFFLYDPASNALEFKAFKDPSQLFAV
- a CDS encoding tRNA-queuosine alpha-mannosyltransferase domain-containing protein is translated as MNPSHARVLVVSAYDADSHQYWFNRLTEMYPDAAFTRIALPPVNYAWRQRGNALRLAGEFETQLSGDYDMLWVTSAVDLATLRGLVPCLANLPTLVYFHENPFAYPDASRPGHALDAQLTSLYTAMAADRCVFNSRHNLSSFLSGVAALLDKCPDEVPPGVVQSLLAKSQETPVPLAGDLFGREIAERDRPGIRIAWNHRWGFDKGPERLLAFAKALDRSDVDAQLMLLGHRSDVAPGSLRELLDHYGHLVSFNGFEDDREMYCARLAMADVVLSTARHDFQGLCIMEAVALGCVPLVPDRLSYPEFFQDTPRYRSSPDADAEATNAVALLRMWRDNGLPPVPDVSRFRVSVLEQQYTQAIMAL
- a CDS encoding LysR family transcriptional regulator, yielding MEYLARLPLFVRVVRLGSFAAVAREVDMTPSAVSKQIQRLESELGVRLFQRTTRQLALTDEGQRFYEQSSPLVEGLLEASDQLKERQLALVGKLRVSVPGALLNHGMSDAFAEFALQHPALELQVEASERLVDLLQDHFDMAIRIAALEDSSLVARRLAPAPMWLVASPDFVAVHGTPIHPEQWIGAPMVTYAGHGRQAFRFEGPDGAADVRFQGRLQGDSDAFLLTAARHHLGFCIVPAFAAQSAVKSGQLVRLLADWTLQPERSIWAVYPHRQHLPIRTRTLIDHLVGWFDRNAELG
- a CDS encoding ammonium transporter, which gives rise to MASLATRLDLIASSADTFFILMGAILVLFMHAGFAFLEVGTVRHKNQVNALVKILTDFGASAIAYFAVGYSLAYGSNFFGSADSLIANNGYELTKFFFLLTFAAAIPAIISGGIAERAAFWPMMMANVTVVALVYPFFEGLIWNGNLGFQAWLEARFGAPFHDFAGSVVVHAMGGWLALVAVLFLGSRRGRFRDGRLVSFAPSSIPFLALGAWILIVGWFGFNVMSAQAMDGISGLVAVNSLMAMVGGTLAALIVGKNDPGFIHNGPLAGLVAICAGSDIMHPIGALATGLVAGGLFVFLFTWGQSRKALDDVLGVWPLHGLCGVWGGIAAGIFGLEALGGLGGVTLGAQIVGTLSGVAVALIGGTVVYGTLYKTVGLRLDQEQEFNGADLSIHKIKANPDQRD
- a CDS encoding GIY-YIG nuclease family protein produces the protein MSKPWAVYLLQCRSGRLYTGVAVDVQARFALHQAGKGARFTKADPPVALLAYQWLDGRSAALKEEYRIKQLPRAQKLDLIRQWNAT
- a CDS encoding SDR family NAD(P)-dependent oxidoreductase; its protein translation is MATLIIGGTAGIGKAWAAHLRDLGQTVWVAARSGGDWRVDVTDEDSIQALANAVMAADEPLDRLIYTVGLLHADGMGPEKSIRQLQPANALRSFQINTLAPALIGKAFWQWLRKSPEPTYVTLSARVGSISDNRLGGWHSYRAAKAAQNMMMTNLAIELKRVNPWATIAMLHPGTVDTGLSKPFQAAVPAGKLFTPAQAAAQLESVVQGLTPAQTGAFIDWNHQPIPF
- a CDS encoding IclR family transcriptional regulator is translated as MSQNDTTQVKSLARGLNMLKALAAHPHGLALADLARAVELAPSTTHRLLDTLVQQRFVRQSSDGLWQVGMTCFEVGTAFFVARDWVRDLYPALVELSERGNETANMGTLDGDEVIFVGQVECREVMRMVAPLGSRAPAYASGVGKALLASRESASILRHLPQPMPAAFTATTLDSTDAVLADMQAIRERGYAIDWEERNPGLRCVAAPVFDEHGAAQVAISLSGPATRMDEARVHELGRWVAATAYQRTLELGGHWPDAWARPSEARAGTAS